In Deltaproteobacteria bacterium, a single window of DNA contains:
- a CDS encoding alpha-D-glucose phosphate-specific phosphoglucomutase, producing MKISTIEVVPFTDQRPGTSGLRKKVAVFKRPHYLETFIQAVLDVMQAQRKTLVIGGDGRYHNREAIQTILKMAVANGLKKVFVGQGGILSTPAASCIIRKYGLDGGIILSASHNPGGPDGDFGVKFNTENGGPAPERVTDAIYQRTRELDSYRIAHIPEIVMDSVGRHTFGETEIEVMDPVADYARLMEHLFDFDRISRLLSSGRFHMVYDAMHAVTGPYAKAILEERLGAPRGTVRNGIPLPDFGGGHPDPNLVYAHDLVQAMWSSDAPDFGAASDGDGDRNMILGRGFFVTPSDSLAVLAANARFVPAYAQGLKGVARSMPTSRAVDRVAAFLEIPCHETPTGWKYFGNLLDAGMVTLCGEESFGTGSDHVREKDGLWAVLFWLDVLAARGESVEEIVRGHWRRFGRNYYSRHDYEGIDADRARDLMDALRGRLAALLGDSIGMEKVVLADDFAYTDPVDGSVTTKQGVRIVGDRGSRIVFRLSGTGTEGATLRVYLETLEEDPARQDGDTQAVLADLAGYAGRIGRIEDFTGRKAPSVIT from the coding sequence ATGAAGATCTCGACCATCGAGGTTGTTCCCTTTACCGATCAGCGGCCTGGAACATCCGGTCTGAGGAAAAAAGTGGCCGTTTTCAAGAGGCCTCACTACCTCGAGACCTTCATACAGGCCGTCCTTGACGTGATGCAGGCACAGCGAAAGACCCTCGTCATTGGTGGGGACGGGCGTTATCACAACCGGGAGGCCATCCAGACCATCCTGAAGATGGCGGTTGCCAACGGCCTTAAAAAGGTCTTCGTAGGGCAGGGAGGCATCCTTTCGACCCCGGCCGCCTCCTGCATCATCAGAAAATACGGTCTTGACGGCGGGATCATCCTTTCCGCCAGCCACAACCCAGGGGGACCAGATGGGGATTTCGGCGTCAAGTTCAACACAGAAAACGGCGGGCCGGCCCCCGAACGGGTTACGGATGCCATTTATCAGCGGACCAGGGAACTCGACTCGTACCGGATCGCCCATATCCCTGAGATTGTCATGGATTCCGTCGGAAGGCATACGTTCGGGGAGACAGAGATCGAGGTCATGGACCCCGTGGCTGACTATGCCCGGCTCATGGAGCATCTCTTTGACTTCGATCGTATCTCGAGGCTTTTGTCGTCCGGGCGCTTTCACATGGTCTATGACGCCATGCATGCCGTCACCGGACCGTATGCAAAGGCGATCCTCGAGGAGAGGCTCGGCGCCCCTCGAGGAACGGTTCGAAACGGGATCCCACTTCCGGATTTCGGGGGGGGGCATCCGGATCCGAACCTCGTTTACGCGCACGATCTCGTCCAGGCCATGTGGTCCAGTGACGCCCCGGACTTCGGGGCTGCCTCTGACGGAGACGGCGACAGGAACATGATCCTTGGCCGCGGGTTTTTCGTCACCCCGAGCGACAGCCTTGCGGTCCTTGCGGCAAACGCCAGGTTCGTTCCGGCGTACGCGCAGGGGCTCAAGGGGGTCGCCCGTTCCATGCCGACGAGTAGGGCCGTGGACCGTGTCGCCGCCTTTCTGGAGATTCCGTGCCACGAGACGCCTACCGGCTGGAAATACTTCGGCAATCTCCTGGACGCGGGCATGGTCACCCTGTGCGGAGAGGAGAGTTTCGGAACGGGTTCGGATCATGTGAGGGAAAAGGACGGGCTGTGGGCCGTGCTTTTCTGGCTTGACGTCCTGGCGGCCCGTGGGGAATCAGTGGAAGAGATCGTCCGTGGGCACTGGAGGCGGTTCGGAAGAAATTATTATTCCCGGCACGACTACGAGGGTATCGACGCGGACCGGGCCCGGGACCTGATGGACGCCCTTCGGGGTCGGCTTGCGGCCCTTTTGGGCGATTCCATCGGGATGGAAAAGGTCGTTCTGGCTGACGATTTCGCCTACACGGACCCTGTGGACGGATCCGTCACAACGAAGCAGGGGGTGAGGATCGTCGGCGACCGGGGCTCGAGGATCGTATTTCGTTTGTCAGGAACTGGGACTGAAGGTGCCACGCTTCGTGTCTATCTCGAGACCCTTGAAGAGGATCCGGCCCGGCAGGACGGGGATACCCAGGCGGTCCTGGCGGATCTGGCGGGTTACGCAGGCAGAATCGGCAGGATCGAGGATTTCACAGGCAGGAAGGCGCCTTCCGTCATCACGTGA